CCGGCAATCGACGGCAATGTCCTCACCGTCCCGGAATGGGAAGCAATACCCCTCGACATCACCTTTTCCCCGGATAAAAAACTTCCATATACGGAACACGCCTTTGAAATCATCGTCACCCCCCCCGATGGGGCCGGGGGCGGATCCGAAGCCGCCTTCACGCCGGTCACCGAACGCATCACCGTGGATGTCATCCCCAGAAAAAGCGGGGGAGACGACATCCTCTTCACCTACCCCTTCAGGCTCGATGTGACCGGAACCGGCCATTATCACGAAACCCTGGACGGAAGCTCGCAGGTAAAGCTTTCGGGCAACGGGTATCTCGATGAAGACGGCAGCCACCGGCTTTCGGTCGAATTGCAGAAAAAGATCGATTCGTACAACAATATCGTCTTTCATCCCCAGGACAGCTACACCGTCAGGTACCGGACAGACTATTACGATTTTCTCATCGGCGACCACACCTATTCACTGAGTCCCCTCCTCGAATATTCCCGGTACGGACGCGGGGTGCATGCAAAGGGGAATATCGGGCCGTTCCGCATCGGTTCATACTACCACGCAAGCCCTTCCGCGGACTCGGGGACCGACCATTATATCGGGGGATACGCCGGGTACCGGCTTTTCGGCAGCGGGCCGGAATCGTTCCCCGTCTACAGTGTCGACCTCAACCTCCTGGGCAGGTTGGACGACGACTTTCTTTTCGGGGCGTACCAGGAATGGAATCCCCTCCCGTCCGTGAACATGACACTCGACGCGGCCGGGGGAAGCGAGGCCGGCGGGGCTTTGGCCCCAGCGTTTCAGCTGACCTCGAGCGGGGATTTCAGGTGGTGGACCTACAGCGTCACCGGCCTCTATGCCGATCCGCATTTTCCCGGCTACTACCGGGACATGTACATGATTTCGGGAGCCATGTCGTTCAGGCTGCTCGGGAACAGCCTTTACCTGAAAGGTCTTTACCGACTCGATCAGCGGAACCTTCTCGAGGACCCGTCCCTCGTGACCGCCCCCCTCTCGCAGTCATTCCAGATCGGGGGGACCTATTACTTCGCGCCCAAAGGCCCCTCGCTCAACACGTCATGGATCCTCAACAACAGGGTCGATCTCATGTCCGACCCCGACTTCGACAGACTGGAAAACATTCTCTCCTTCACCTACTCGCACCCCTTTTTCGACACCCTCAGATGGTACAGCACGGTCGAACTCGGTTATCGCGTCGATACGGTCCTCGACTCGGAACGCTTTTCCCACAAATACATCACCAATGTAAATTACAGGATCACCCGAAATCTTTCATTCTGGGGCTCGCTTTTCTATGAAGGAAAACTCGACTCCCTCTATCCCGATTTGCACACGTTCGGCGTCAGCGCAAGCGGGGGCTACACCCTCGGGGACGCCGTCATCTCGCTCAAGGCGAACAACAACTACGGCTTTACCGAAACCGGCCTTTCATATATCGGTCTTATCCTCAACGGGGGCTTCGTCGCCGCCTTTGAAAACTCGCACCGCATGTCCGTCGATACCTCCTACCAGATATTCGACGGCATGGATACCTTCGATTACAATTTCACCCTCTCGCTTCTCTACAGCATTCCCTTTGAAATACCGGTCGGGCGAAAGAAAGACGCGGGACGGGTGAAGGGGATCTTCATCGACAGCAGAACGGGAAAACCCCTGAAAGACATCATCGTCAGGCTGGGGAAAAAGGCCGTTATCACCGATGCGTCGGGGACGTTCTCCTTCGCGCCGCTTTCGGAAGGCACCTATTACCTCGACTGCAATCTTCTCCGGCTCGGAACCAACCTCATCCCGACCGAACAGGTCCCGATCGAAGCCATTGTCGAGAAGGGAAAAGACACCTCACTCACTATCTACATCACCGAAGGGGGAAGTATTTCCGGCAGGGTGCTGCTGTACGGCTTCAAGCAAAAGGGGTTGAAGGAGACGGACGAAGCGTCCGCTTCACCCGAATACACGGAGGCCGGGGGCATGCAGCACGCTATCCTTCAGTTGAGTGACGGCAATCTCGTCAAACGGCGGGTAACGGACAGGGAAGGAAACTTTTCGTTCGAGGAGATCATCCCGGGCAGGTGGACCCTGCATCTCATTATTCCCCGTCTTCCCGATTACTATTATATCGAAGAACAGAGTTTCACCTTCGACTTCGTTCCCGGCCGGAAACAGGAAATCGTGTTCCGCGTCCTTCCCCAGAAGCGGACCGTCCGGCTTATCGAGGAAAAAAGCATGACCCTCGAAATGATCACCATGGATGAAGAGACCGATGAAACGCGGCCGGAAGCGACGCCGCTTCCGGCAGACGTCACGGAAACGACACCACAGCCGAAGCCCGTCCCGGAAGATTCACCTGAGACAACCCCCGGCCCCACACCGGGGGCGACCCCTGTTCCGACCCCGGAACAAACCGCGGAAATCACCCCCGTTCCGGCCCCGGAACAAACCCCGGAACCTGCCGCTTCTCCCGCCCCCTCATCCGCTCCGGAGGCGACACCGGTCGCGACCGCGGTTCCCTTTGAAACGCCGGTACCGGCGACGACCCCCGAACCTTCGGGTCCGCCGACCGAACCAGTAAAAACAGCACTACCGACCCCGACACAGACACCGCGCCCGGCACAGACGCCGGAACCCTCCTCTCCGTCCCCGCTGCCGTACGACATACCCGAACCCTCACCCACGATAAAGCCCGACGACATACCCGAACCCTCACCCACGATAAAGCCGGATGAAATTCCGCCGCCGCGCCGGACAAGGGGGTAAGAAGAGAGACGATATAGAAATAGCATTTTCCAAATACTTGCATCAAAACACCGGGACCGGCAGACTCCTCACCCCCCCCGACCGCCCCTAATCGGACCATACGGACAGGCTACTGGACTTTTTCACCCGCCTGTGGTATAAAACTACCGGTACCCGGTCATGAAAGGGGAACGACGATGAAAAAAACGACAATCATCTTTATGGGAATAACAGCGGCCGTCTTCACGATTCTTGCCGCCTGCGGGGACGGTGACGGAAAACAAAAGAACAATGCCGCAGGGAGGTCGGAACCCGGCGAAGAGAGGATCTGCTGGGAAGCGGTCGGTAAAACGGGATTCAGCAGCGGAACGGCCGATTCGATATCACTTGATGTCGAAAACGGTATTCCGTATGTCACATTCAATGACAGCGGCCCCGGCAGCAATTTCAGTGCCATGCGGTTCAAAAACGGTGTATGGCACCGCATTGGAGACACCGGCGGCATCACCGCGGCAACGGAAAATCCTTCCTTGTATGTCTCCGAGGGCATCCCCTACATCGCGTTTCAGGATACCGCAAGGGAAAACAGGTTGTCCGTTGCTTCATGCGACGCCGATAAATGGCAGGTCGTCGGAGAAAGGGGAATTTCGGCAGGTCCCGCCGAAATTCCCGTGATCGCCGTCGACCGGGGCGTCATCTACGTCGCGTTCAGGGACAGCTCGGACAACTCGGTCGGCGTTACCGTATTCGCCTGGAATGACGGCTCATGGTCGCGTTTAGGCCGAAAACAATTTTCCGGCGGCCTTGTCTACGAAATTTCACTCGCCGTCGATAACGGTGTCCCCTATGTGTCGTTCATCGACTACCTTGCAGGAAACAGGGCATCGGTCATGAAATATAACGGAACATCCTGGGAATATTGCGGCGGCAGGGGAATGACCGAACATCCCGCCCTCTATACCGCTTTTACCGTAAAAGACGGTACCGCCTACCTCGCGTTTCAGGACACGGAAAACTCGGGCAAGGGAATATGTATAATCTATAAAAACGATGCGTGGGAAGTGGTGGGCGGCGAACCGTTTTCACCCGGACTCGCCAATTTCGTGTCCATCTCCGTCAGGGAAACGGTCCCCTACATCGCTTTCAGCGACGAACGCCGCCTTTACAAAGCGACGGTGGTGAAATTCGAAAACAATGACTGGGTGACGGTGGGAAGCCCCGCTTTTTCTGATTCCGCGATCGGCTATCTCCGCTGTGCCGCGGATGATGGGGCGGTCTATGCCGCATACAGCGACGGCATGCAGCAGGGTAAAATCACGGTCATGAAATGCTCAGGCGGCTTTTGATGCCGGAACAGCCGGTCTTGATTTCTTTCGAATAAATAACCTGCGTATCTTTACCATTGCTGCTGTTCGTGATGAATCCGGGTTGATTCTCTTCCCTAAAAAAAATCGAATCAAGAAAATTTCTCACAGAGTCGCAGGGGACACAGAGAAAGAATGTAATGTTTCTTTCGCCGGATCCCTTGTGAGAGATACAATTCCCACATACAACATCGAATAAATTCTCAAGATAATCTATTTTTATCGTTTAAACAATTATGCAACAGGAACTCATTAGTTACGCGGCGCGGCTTTTTCTGTTTTCGAAGAGAGAATGATAGAAACACGCCATTATAACCTGCGGTTATCGTCTTATAACCCGCGGTTATCGATTAGCCGCTTTATTTTCTCCTCCGGTCGCTTCCGTATGCTGCGCGGTTCGACGAGGGTGACCTTGGGAAGAATACCGAGGGCGCCCTCGATTCGCTTCATAATATCGTTCCGTAATTTTTCGAGGTCTTTCAGCTTGTCGATCATCGTGACCGTCTCCGAAATTTCCACCTGGATTTCCATGGTATCCGCCGTTCCTTCCCGGTCCAGCACGATCCTGAAATGGGGAACCGCCCCTTCGACTTCGACCAGTATTTCTTCGATCTGCGAAGGAAAGAGTTTCAGCCCCTCGAAAAAGATCATATCGTCCGTTCTGCCGGTTATCCTCGACATACGCACCGTGGTCCTGCCGCATCCGCATACCGGGCTTCTTGAAATCGAGGCGATATCCCCCGTCCTGTAGCGGATGAGGGGGAATCCTTCTTTCGTGATCGTGGTAAAGACGAGTTCTCCTTCTTCGCCCTCGGCCACGGGCTCCAGTGTTTTGGTATTGATCACTTCCGCGATAAAATGGTCTTCGTTGATATGAAGCCCGTCGCGTTTTTCACACTCGCCCGCGACACCCGGCCCGATAATCTCCGTCAGTCCGTAGGTGTCGAACGAGGTGATGTGAAGCCCCTCTTCGATACGGCTGCGCATCCGGTCGCTCCAGGGTTCGGCGCCGCATATTCCGGTCTTCAGATAAAGGCTTTCCGGATGTATATTTTTCTCTGCGAGCGTATCGGCTATATGAAGCGCGAATCCCGGCGTGCAGAGAAGGACGGTCGTTTTGAAATCCTTCATGATGATGATCTGCCGTTCGATCGGGCTGGTCGAGGCGGGAATGACGGAAGCGCCGATAAGCTGGGCGCCCTGATGAAAACCGAACCCACCGGTAAAGAGGTCG
The DNA window shown above is from Spirochaetales bacterium and carries:
- a CDS encoding phenylacetate--CoA ligase, whose protein sequence is MIYSEKTETLSREDLEQLQIERLQSTLNRVYRNVAFYKHIFDANHVDIGKIKSLDHLRGLPFTTREDLNDSYPYDMFAVPLRDIVRIHSTSGTTGRPIVVGYTKNDLRTWTECTARLLAAAGVTEHDVVQIAFHYDLFTGGFGFHQGAQLIGASVIPASTSPIERQIIIMKDFKTTVLLCTPGFALHIADTLAEKNIHPESLYLKTGICGAEPWSDRMRSRIEEGLHITSFDTYGLTEIIGPGVAGECEKRDGLHINEDHFIAEVINTKTLEPVAEGEEGELVFTTITKEGFPLIRYRTGDIASISRSPVCGCGRTTVRMSRITGRTDDMIFFEGLKLFPSQIEEILVEVEGAVPHFRIVLDREGTADTMEIQVEISETVTMIDKLKDLEKLRNDIMKRIEGALGILPKVTLVEPRSIRKRPEEKIKRLIDNRGL